The following proteins are encoded in a genomic region of Nitrospiraceae bacterium:
- the flhB gene encoding flagellar biosynthesis protein FlhB, whose amino-acid sequence MAENKDGADKSEQPSPKRLAEARRKGQVPMTRELPSLFVLLGGVGLLSLWAPHAFVQFFDHYRQWLAQAGTLHLDAQSTHALLLNIAYQAFVPLIPFGLLVGVFAFLAVILQTGPLWIEEALQPKPSKLNPSNGLKRIFSWKGVVDLLKSLLKLAGVSGIAYLILSHNLLAIVQLPLLELTEAVGGVWGLLENITWSVGGSLLLLAIIDFVYQRWQHIEDHKMTKQEVKDESKDVEGDPQIRSRRLSLQRERARQRMLQAVPKADVVITNPTHVAVALRYETGKMDAPVVVAKGAGFMAEKIKQIARHANVPIIENRSLARGLYKAVKIGQEVPSALYQAAAEVLAYVYRLKKMHGGD is encoded by the coding sequence ATGGCTGAGAATAAAGACGGGGCGGATAAATCCGAGCAACCGAGTCCGAAGCGTTTAGCGGAGGCTCGTCGCAAAGGCCAAGTGCCGATGACCCGGGAATTGCCTTCGTTGTTTGTGTTGTTGGGCGGGGTTGGGCTGCTGTCTCTGTGGGCGCCTCACGCCTTTGTCCAATTTTTTGATCATTACCGACAGTGGTTGGCCCAGGCCGGAACCCTTCATTTAGATGCGCAGTCGACACATGCCTTGTTGTTAAATATTGCCTATCAGGCTTTTGTTCCCCTCATTCCGTTCGGGCTCCTGGTCGGGGTATTCGCCTTTCTCGCCGTTATCCTTCAAACGGGACCGCTGTGGATTGAAGAGGCCTTACAACCCAAGCCCTCCAAATTGAATCCCTCCAATGGGTTGAAGCGCATTTTTTCCTGGAAAGGCGTCGTCGACCTTTTAAAGTCCTTGCTCAAATTAGCAGGGGTGAGTGGCATTGCCTATCTGATTCTGTCTCATAACCTGCTCGCCATTGTTCAACTTCCCCTCCTGGAGTTAACGGAGGCGGTTGGGGGCGTGTGGGGTCTCCTGGAGAATATTACATGGTCGGTCGGAGGGTCCCTGCTCCTGTTGGCGATCATCGATTTCGTCTATCAGCGGTGGCAGCATATTGAAGATCACAAGATGACGAAACAGGAAGTAAAAGACGAGTCAAAGGATGTGGAAGGTGATCCGCAGATTCGATCCCGCCGGCTCAGTTTACAACGGGAACGCGCCCGACAACGAATGTTGCAGGCGGTGCCTAAAGCCGATGTGGTGATTACCAACCCTACGCACGTGGCGGTGGCACTCAGGTATGAAACAGGAAAAATGGACGCTCCGGTGGTGGTGGCGAAGGGCGCCGGATTTATGGCGGAGAAGATTAAGCAAATCGCGCGTCATGCGAACGTGCCGATTATTGAAAACCGGAGTTTGGCTCGAGGTCTGTATAAGGCGGTGAAAATCGGCCAAGAAGTGCCTAGTGCGTTGTATCAGGCGGCCGCCGAGGTGTTGGCCTACGTGTATCGCCTGAAGAAAATGCATGGGGGAGATTGA
- the flhA gene encoding flagellar biosynthesis protein FlhA: MAFDSQKLRDELTPAHYGDVLLPIGVVGMLLLMLLPLPSFLLDLFLSFSITLAVLILLVTMHAGRPAEFSVFPSVVLLTTLFRLALNIASTRAILMHGNEGPAAAGQVIAVFGEFVVGGNYAVGIVVFSILVIINFVVITKGATRIAEVAARFTLDAMPGRQMSIDADLNAGIIDEGEARKRREAISQEADFYGSMDGASKFVRGDAIAALLIIFINVIGGLGIGVLEHGMSIIEAAKRFTLLTVGDAIVAQIPALIMSTAAGIIVTRVSTKTSLGRDLTDQIFFNPHLVAAVAGMLFFLGFLPGLPHVAFLMLGTMTAGLAYVLWNQKQEAARLKNLPKKKDPATSSGTESVDSVTPPDLLELHVGYGLVPFVDQAQGGELLERIRAIRRQTALDMGFVVPAVHIRDNLQLKPHEYNILLKGIQVAKGELVPRHLLAINPGHAKKGLQGKPGKDPCFGLPAVWIAPTEKERAQMDGYTVVDGPAIIATHMTEFIKTNGHELLGRQEVQNLLDNLAKTYPKVVDDLIPTQISLGAVVRILKNLLRERVSIRDLRTILETVADYTTQSKDPDTLTEYARQNLSRTISSQYANPDGLLQVISLDPVLDRRLMEAMRPSGNGEQGGLPPSLLNQVIVSVRQAIERVVSQGYQPVLLCSQSIRSQLYRLVSPGVHALAVLSPNELDPKTQIQAIEVVRMPHEAETV, encoded by the coding sequence ATGGCATTTGATTCTCAAAAATTACGAGACGAACTGACTCCCGCGCATTATGGGGATGTTCTTTTGCCGATCGGGGTGGTGGGGATGCTCCTCCTCATGCTCTTACCCCTTCCCTCATTTCTGTTGGACCTTTTTTTATCCTTCAGTATTACGCTGGCTGTCTTGATTTTACTCGTGACCATGCATGCCGGGCGTCCTGCAGAATTTTCCGTCTTCCCCTCGGTGGTGTTACTCACCACGTTGTTCCGGCTTGCACTGAACATTGCTTCGACGAGGGCCATTCTCATGCATGGAAACGAAGGCCCCGCTGCCGCCGGGCAGGTCATTGCCGTGTTCGGGGAGTTTGTGGTCGGGGGGAATTATGCGGTGGGCATTGTGGTTTTCTCCATTCTGGTCATTATCAATTTCGTCGTGATCACGAAGGGGGCCACCCGTATTGCGGAAGTTGCCGCGCGGTTTACCCTGGATGCGATGCCCGGCCGGCAAATGAGTATCGATGCGGATCTGAATGCGGGAATCATTGACGAAGGCGAGGCCCGGAAACGCCGGGAGGCCATTTCACAGGAAGCCGATTTTTACGGATCGATGGACGGTGCCAGTAAGTTTGTCCGGGGCGATGCGATTGCCGCGCTGCTCATTATCTTCATCAACGTCATCGGGGGGTTGGGCATCGGCGTGCTGGAGCATGGGATGTCCATCATTGAAGCTGCCAAACGCTTCACCCTGCTGACCGTCGGGGACGCCATTGTGGCTCAAATCCCTGCCCTGATTATGTCGACGGCCGCCGGTATTATCGTGACGAGGGTTTCGACCAAAACCAGCCTTGGACGTGATTTAACCGACCAAATCTTTTTTAATCCCCATCTTGTGGCTGCCGTGGCGGGCATGTTGTTCTTTTTAGGATTTCTTCCCGGGCTGCCGCATGTCGCGTTTTTAATGTTGGGAACCATGACAGCCGGTCTTGCCTATGTGTTGTGGAATCAGAAGCAGGAGGCCGCTCGGCTAAAAAATCTTCCCAAGAAAAAAGATCCGGCGACCTCTTCCGGCACGGAATCGGTCGATTCCGTGACTCCTCCTGACCTTCTGGAATTGCATGTCGGTTATGGGCTTGTGCCGTTTGTTGATCAAGCTCAGGGAGGAGAGTTGCTGGAACGGATTCGGGCTATCCGGCGCCAAACGGCTCTTGATATGGGATTTGTCGTACCCGCCGTGCATATTCGGGATAATCTCCAGCTCAAACCCCATGAGTATAATATTTTGTTGAAGGGGATTCAGGTCGCCAAGGGAGAATTGGTGCCCCGGCATTTATTGGCCATCAATCCCGGTCATGCCAAAAAGGGCCTGCAAGGAAAGCCGGGAAAAGATCCGTGTTTCGGATTGCCGGCCGTCTGGATTGCTCCGACAGAAAAAGAGCGTGCTCAAATGGATGGCTATACGGTCGTTGATGGCCCGGCCATTATTGCCACGCATATGACCGAATTTATTAAAACGAATGGGCATGAATTGCTGGGTCGGCAAGAGGTCCAGAATTTGCTGGATAACCTCGCTAAGACGTATCCCAAGGTGGTGGATGACTTGATTCCGACTCAAATATCGTTAGGAGCGGTGGTGAGAATCCTCAAGAATCTCTTACGGGAACGAGTGTCGATCCGTGATTTGCGGACCATTCTGGAGACTGTTGCGGATTACACCACTCAGAGTAAGGATCCTGACACCCTGACCGAATATGCTCGGCAAAATTTATCCAGAACGATTTCGTCCCAATACGCCAATCCCGACGGATTGCTGCAGGTGATTAGTCTGGATCCGGTACTGGATCGCCGCTTGATGGAGGCGATGCGGCCGAGTGGAAATGGAGAGCAGGGTGGGTTGCCTCCCAGTTTGTTGAATCAGGTGATTGTGTCGGTCCGTCAGGCCATTGAGCGAGTCGTGAGTCAAGGATATCAACCCGTGCTGTTATGTTCCCAGTCGATTCGATCCCAACTGTATCGCTTAGTCTCGCCGGGCGTGCATGCCCTGGCGGTCCTTTCGCCGAATGAGTTGGACCCTAAAACTCAAATTCAAGCTATTGAAGTTGTGAGGATGCCACATGAAGCTGAAACGGTTTGA
- the flhF gene encoding flagellar biosynthesis protein FlhF: MKLKRFEALSLQEALQAVKAELGPEAVIVSSRRIQKGGGLFGLLSQSVIEVTAAVDRSAQAEEGPAARVDRSLQNLLAKRVVPEEPVRQRGQPKTDASFSEALQVATVLDPVTQNLHEMRQEIQRLREEQQDPERVLGPLRQELEGLRIVVGQVLGSQMDKRVEGLPGDVMDVYQSMVSQGVTPQTAHHLLRAVVETLGTAGVGNREAMKSLLWERMEETVAVSGPSISKHYGQKVMMMVGPTGVGKTTTIAKLAGLARQQDEHRRTVLITLDTYRVAAVEQLRVFAKILKIPLEVAVSHKDFMECMGRHQHADLLLIDTAGRSPKDQAGYDELLAITRGQLHVETHLVLAAPMAESVQMDAIRRYQSVPIHKLIITKLDEVSSGGGLYNVLSQTGLPVSYLSAGQRVPEDLEIATRTRLIELAWGHSPGQVLQERVPVTGVAH; the protein is encoded by the coding sequence ATGAAGCTGAAACGGTTTGAGGCCCTTTCATTACAAGAAGCTCTCCAAGCGGTCAAAGCCGAACTGGGACCTGAGGCGGTCATCGTTTCGTCGCGTCGTATTCAAAAAGGGGGAGGCTTGTTCGGTCTGCTTAGTCAGTCCGTCATTGAGGTCACCGCGGCGGTGGATCGTTCGGCCCAGGCGGAGGAAGGTCCTGCCGCACGCGTTGATCGCTCCCTTCAGAACCTTTTGGCCAAACGTGTTGTGCCTGAGGAGCCGGTTCGTCAACGGGGACAGCCCAAAACGGATGCCAGTTTTTCGGAAGCTCTCCAGGTGGCGACGGTGCTCGATCCCGTGACTCAGAACCTTCATGAGATGCGCCAGGAAATTCAACGGTTGCGGGAGGAGCAACAAGATCCTGAACGGGTGTTAGGGCCCTTGCGACAAGAATTAGAAGGCTTGCGGATTGTGGTGGGACAAGTCTTGGGAAGTCAGATGGACAAACGTGTTGAGGGGTTACCCGGAGACGTGATGGACGTCTACCAGTCCATGGTGAGTCAGGGCGTGACTCCTCAGACAGCGCATCATCTGCTTCGTGCGGTAGTGGAAACGCTCGGGACTGCCGGGGTGGGAAATCGGGAAGCCATGAAAAGTCTGTTATGGGAACGGATGGAGGAGACCGTAGCCGTCTCGGGTCCATCAATTTCCAAGCATTATGGCCAAAAAGTGATGATGATGGTTGGGCCGACAGGCGTGGGGAAAACGACGACCATTGCCAAGCTGGCAGGGTTGGCCCGACAACAGGATGAGCATCGGCGAACCGTGTTGATTACCTTGGATACGTATCGTGTGGCAGCGGTGGAGCAACTCCGGGTGTTTGCAAAAATTTTAAAAATTCCTTTGGAGGTGGCCGTATCCCACAAGGATTTTATGGAATGCATGGGACGCCATCAGCATGCCGATTTGCTGTTGATCGACACGGCGGGGCGAAGCCCAAAGGATCAAGCCGGGTATGACGAATTACTCGCGATCACCAGAGGACAATTACACGTCGAAACGCATCTGGTGTTAGCCGCTCCGATGGCCGAGTCGGTGCAGATGGACGCCATTCGCCGCTATCAATCGGTTCCTATCCATAAGCTCATCATCACGAAACTGGATGAGGTCTCGAGCGGGGGCGGTCTGTATAACGTCTTGTCACAGACGGGACTGCCGGTTTCGTATCTCTCTGCCGGACAGCGTGTGCCTGAAGACTTAGAAATCGCCACCCGGACACGCCTCATCGAATTGGCTTGGGGCCACTCACCAGGCCAGGTCCTTCAAGAACGTGTGCCGGTCACGGGGGTGGCGCACTAA
- a CDS encoding MinD/ParA family protein yields MAGSLSTPVLVPGVPAQRPLDQASGLRAAMTSNPQDPSRIQVIAVSSGKGGVGKSNVVANLAVAAARQGRKVLIMDADLALGNVDILLGLTPQYTIEDVLSGQRGLKDVLVTGPEGIRLLPATSGGQAFTQLTHEQQLHLQSAFLQLASPPDLLLIDCAAGISANVLYFSVVAHETLVVVSPDPTSLTDAYALVKILSTRYHLRTFRMLVNKVKHTQEGKDVFRKLSLVTDRFLNISLDYLGCVPADDYVTMAVAQQRAVCDVYPRAPASRAFSSLVKTLNDWRGDSSWHGGFQLFGPAALGATRTVTEG; encoded by the coding sequence ATGGCCGGGTCATTATCCACACCGGTTCTGGTGCCCGGCGTTCCGGCCCAACGACCACTGGATCAAGCCAGTGGATTGCGTGCAGCCATGACCTCCAACCCACAGGATCCTTCACGGATTCAGGTGATTGCGGTCAGTTCCGGAAAAGGCGGAGTAGGAAAAAGTAATGTCGTCGCGAATTTAGCGGTGGCTGCAGCCCGGCAGGGACGGAAGGTGTTGATCATGGATGCGGATCTGGCCTTAGGAAACGTCGACATCCTCCTGGGCCTCACTCCGCAGTATACGATTGAGGATGTTCTCTCCGGGCAGCGAGGGTTGAAGGACGTCCTCGTGACCGGGCCCGAAGGTATTCGCCTGTTGCCGGCGACCTCCGGAGGCCAGGCATTTACTCAGCTGACGCATGAGCAGCAACTTCATTTGCAATCGGCGTTCCTTCAGTTGGCGTCTCCGCCGGATTTGCTGCTTATTGATTGTGCGGCAGGGATTTCGGCCAATGTGCTGTACTTCAGTGTAGTGGCCCACGAAACACTGGTAGTGGTATCGCCCGACCCGACGTCTCTGACGGATGCGTATGCCCTGGTCAAAATTCTTTCCACCCGTTATCACTTACGCACATTCCGCATGCTGGTCAATAAAGTGAAGCATACTCAGGAAGGCAAAGATGTGTTTCGGAAGTTGAGTCTGGTGACGGATCGGTTTTTAAATATTTCGCTCGATTACCTCGGCTGTGTTCCCGCAGACGATTATGTGACCATGGCCGTGGCCCAACAACGCGCGGTGTGCGATGTCTATCCCCGCGCCCCGGCGAGTCGAGCCTTTTCTTCGTTGGTGAAGACCCTCAATGATTGGAGAGGAGATAGTTCCTGGCATGGGGGCTTTCAACTCTTCGGTCCTGCAGCTTTGGGAGCCACTCGAACTGTGACGGAAGGATAA